Proteins found in one Amycolatopsis aidingensis genomic segment:
- a CDS encoding AAA family ATPase gives MRLHRLEVEAFGPYPRREVVDFDALGADGLFLLHGDTGAGKTTLLDAVAYALFGRVPGARGQVKRLRCDLAPPEAASEVVLELTVQGHRLRVARSPEYEAPKRRGGGTTTRKAKASLIWIDRPPPDQPVEGLTRIDEVSRTVQRLLGMSAEQFFQVVLLPQGEFARFLRAETTEREQLLERLFATQRFAGVERWFRDRRAARRQELEVLRQSVRDCTARLAQTAQEEPPEDGDPADWVAAIRQRADQAVTEAEAAEGVARSARDQAEQRLTECRERAERVRRVRTAHRNLAELAEQAQQHARWREELAAARRAVPVTGVAAEAERRATRLDQAVRAEADRVRDLEAVGVDGTEAEVPRLRERAGKLREELGELSTLLGEAEQQRTDEARLAELSATAAHSASQAEAITEKLAGFPERMRELRVLRDTAAEALVRIDGVRLRETELSELLRQAGEVPALEQAARQAVAAEQQAVDRYQAARSELLDLRERRLNGMAAELAAGLRDGESCPVCGSAEHPAPAGPEGDLVGEAAEREAAEAERLAGQRKEHAASARQEAETALDAALRRLEGQTAEELATRLAETRDELARLHRQAEEKARLEDLMAATEEESADLTTQRANAEREVASAQAERQALAARVQERAQRLDAARGEHADVAARRAHLVTVVEALDALAEARASRESARQALEEQQAAVDTAVRQAGFPTVEAARAAAREDSAIAELERRLSEAEAAEAAARAVLAEPELGGISPDEEVDLDAAQESARQTRTTAEAAVATLRAATERAGTLERLARRFAEAQAELAPAEAEFAELDALTDVVNGRGQNARKMSLRSYVLAARLEEVAVAATARLRTMSQGRYSFVHSDAAGSWGRRGGLGLDVLDDYSGAVRPAKTLSGGESFLASLALALGLADVVAAETGGALLDTLFVDEGFGTLDAETLDVVMDVLDELRAGGRVVGLVSHVEELRQRIPTRLRVRKARTGSTLELTG, from the coding sequence ATGAGACTGCACCGGCTCGAGGTCGAGGCGTTCGGTCCCTACCCGCGGCGGGAGGTCGTCGATTTCGACGCGCTCGGCGCCGACGGGCTGTTCCTGCTGCATGGCGACACCGGCGCGGGCAAGACCACGCTGCTGGACGCCGTGGCGTACGCCCTTTTCGGCCGGGTTCCCGGTGCCCGCGGGCAGGTGAAACGCCTGCGGTGCGATCTGGCGCCGCCGGAGGCCGCCAGCGAGGTCGTGCTGGAGCTGACCGTGCAGGGGCATCGGCTGCGGGTCGCCCGCAGCCCCGAGTACGAGGCGCCCAAACGCCGGGGCGGGGGCACCACCACCAGGAAGGCCAAGGCCTCGCTCATCTGGATCGACCGGCCCCCACCAGACCAGCCGGTGGAGGGACTCACCCGGATCGACGAGGTCTCGCGCACCGTCCAGCGACTGCTCGGGATGAGCGCCGAGCAGTTCTTCCAGGTGGTGCTGCTGCCGCAGGGTGAGTTCGCGCGGTTCCTGCGGGCCGAGACCACCGAGCGGGAGCAACTGCTGGAGCGGTTGTTCGCCACCCAACGGTTCGCCGGGGTGGAACGCTGGTTCCGGGATCGTCGCGCCGCGCGCCGCCAGGAGCTGGAGGTACTCCGGCAGTCGGTGCGTGACTGCACGGCCCGGCTGGCACAGACGGCGCAGGAGGAACCACCGGAGGACGGCGACCCTGCGGACTGGGTCGCCGCGATCCGGCAGCGTGCGGATCAGGCCGTCACCGAGGCCGAGGCGGCCGAAGGAGTGGCCCGCTCGGCCAGGGATCAGGCCGAGCAGCGGTTGACCGAATGCCGGGAACGGGCCGAACGGGTACGCAGGGTCCGCACCGCGCACCGCAACCTCGCCGAGCTGGCCGAGCAGGCGCAGCAGCACGCCCGGTGGCGGGAGGAACTGGCAGCCGCCCGCCGGGCGGTGCCGGTCACCGGCGTCGCGGCCGAGGCCGAGCGGCGGGCAACCAGGCTGGACCAGGCGGTCCGGGCCGAGGCCGACCGGGTTCGCGACCTCGAGGCCGTCGGGGTGGATGGCACCGAGGCCGAGGTGCCGCGGCTGCGCGAGCGGGCTGGGAAGCTGCGCGAGGAGCTGGGTGAGCTGTCCACCCTGCTCGGCGAGGCCGAGCAGCAGCGCACGGACGAGGCCCGGCTGGCCGAGCTGTCCGCCACCGCGGCCCACTCCGCCTCGCAGGCCGAGGCCATCACCGAGAAGCTCGCCGGGTTCCCGGAACGCATGCGCGAGCTACGGGTGTTGCGCGACACCGCGGCCGAGGCGCTGGTGCGGATCGACGGCGTCCGGCTGCGCGAGACCGAACTGTCCGAACTGCTGCGGCAGGCGGGCGAGGTACCGGCGCTGGAGCAAGCGGCGCGGCAGGCGGTCGCGGCCGAGCAGCAGGCCGTGGACCGATATCAGGCCGCCCGGAGCGAGCTGCTCGACCTGCGCGAGCGCAGGTTGAACGGGATGGCGGCCGAGCTGGCCGCGGGGCTGCGGGACGGTGAATCCTGCCCGGTGTGCGGTTCCGCCGAGCATCCGGCCCCGGCGGGCCCGGAAGGAGACCTGGTCGGGGAAGCCGCGGAACGCGAGGCCGCGGAGGCCGAGCGGCTGGCCGGGCAGCGCAAGGAGCACGCCGCGAGCGCGCGGCAGGAGGCCGAGACCGCGCTGGACGCCGCGCTGCGGCGGCTGGAAGGGCAGACCGCGGAGGAACTGGCCACGAGGCTCGCCGAGACCAGGGACGAGCTGGCGCGGCTGCACCGGCAGGCCGAGGAGAAGGCCCGGCTGGAAGACCTGATGGCCGCCACCGAGGAGGAGTCGGCCGACCTCACCACCCAGCGGGCGAATGCGGAGCGCGAGGTCGCCTCCGCGCAGGCCGAGCGCCAGGCCCTTGCCGCCAGGGTGCAAGAGCGCGCACAGCGGCTGGATGCGGCGCGCGGGGAACATGCCGACGTGGCCGCCCGGCGCGCGCACCTGGTGACCGTGGTCGAGGCGCTGGACGCGCTTGCCGAGGCCAGGGCGAGCAGGGAGAGCGCGCGGCAGGCGCTGGAGGAACAGCAGGCCGCGGTGGACACGGCCGTGCGGCAGGCCGGTTTCCCCACGGTCGAAGCGGCGCGTGCGGCCGCGCGGGAGGACTCGGCGATCGCCGAGCTGGAGCGGCGGCTGTCCGAGGCGGAGGCCGCCGAGGCCGCGGCGCGGGCGGTGCTTGCGGAGCCCGAGCTCGGCGGGATCTCCCCGGACGAGGAGGTGGACCTCGATGCGGCGCAGGAGTCCGCGCGGCAAACCCGGACCACCGCCGAGGCCGCGGTGGCCACGCTCCGCGCCGCCACCGAGCGAGCAGGCACGCTGGAGCGGCTCGCCCGGCGGTTCGCCGAGGCCCAGGCGGAGCTCGCCCCGGCCGAAGCGGAGTTCGCCGAGCTGGACGCGCTGACCGATGTGGTCAACGGCCGGGGTCAGAACGCCCGCAAGATGTCCCTGCGGTCCTATGTACTCGCCGCCCGGCTGGAGGAGGTCGCGGTGGCGGCCACGGCGCGGCTGCGCACGATGAGCCAGGGGCGGTACTCCTTCGTGCATTCCGACGCGGCCGGATCCTGGGGACGGCGTGGCGGCCTCGGACTGGACGTGCTGGACGACTACTCCGGGGCGGTGCGCCCGGCGAAGACCCTGTCCGGCGGCGAGTCCTTCCTCGCCTCGCTGGCGCTGGCGCTCGGCCTCGCCGATGTGGTTGCCGCCGAGACCGGTGGGGCCCTGCTGGACACGCTGTTCGTCGACGAGGGTTTCGGCACGCTGGACGCCGAGACCCTGGACGTGGTGATGGACGTGCTGGACGAGTTGCGTGCCGGTGGCCGGGTCGTCGGCCTGGTGTCGCACGTGGAGGAGCTGCGGCAGCGGATCCCGACCCGCCTGCGGGTGCGCAAGGCCCGCACCGGCTCCACCCTCGAACTCACCGGCTGA
- a CDS encoding exonuclease SbcCD subunit D, translating to MRLLHTSDWHVGRTFHGADLLAEQESVLGCLADIVAEERVDVVLVSGDVYDRAVPSAEAVRVAANALARLRAAGATLVITPGNHDSAARLGAFGEFAAAGGLHLCTSVAGLHEPVLLNDAHGPVACYGIPYLEPEPARHALGVPEARGHTGVLGEAMRRIRADLAGRAQGTRSVVLAHAFVTGGEGSDSERTISVGGVEQVPGAVFDGVDYVALGHLHGPQRLAEHLRYSGSPLAYSFSEAAHRKSVWLAELDADGLAEVWRRELPVPRRLATAEGDLEDLLSAPEYAELTGCYLSVTLTDQVRPLDAMRRLRERFPHAVHLDWQPAGGSSEPLRYAEAVRGRSDAEITGGFLADCRGAEPNERESALLTAALEQAEKADPEQDGELR from the coding sequence ATGAGACTGCTGCACACCTCGGACTGGCACGTGGGACGCACGTTCCACGGTGCCGACCTGCTCGCTGAGCAGGAGTCCGTGCTCGGTTGCCTCGCCGACATCGTCGCCGAGGAACGGGTGGACGTGGTGCTCGTCTCCGGTGATGTCTACGACCGCGCGGTGCCCTCGGCCGAGGCGGTCCGGGTCGCGGCGAACGCGCTGGCGAGGTTGCGGGCGGCCGGCGCGACCCTGGTGATCACCCCGGGCAACCACGACTCCGCGGCCCGGCTCGGCGCGTTCGGCGAGTTCGCCGCCGCGGGCGGCCTGCACCTGTGCACCTCGGTGGCCGGGTTGCACGAGCCGGTGCTGTTGAACGATGCGCACGGTCCGGTCGCCTGCTACGGGATTCCTTATCTGGAGCCGGAACCGGCGCGGCACGCCCTGGGAGTGCCGGAGGCGCGCGGGCACACCGGGGTGCTCGGCGAGGCCATGCGCCGGATCCGTGCCGACCTGGCGGGGCGGGCGCAGGGAACCCGTTCGGTGGTGCTCGCGCATGCCTTCGTCACCGGCGGCGAGGGCAGTGACTCGGAGCGGACCATCTCGGTCGGCGGGGTGGAACAGGTTCCGGGCGCGGTGTTCGACGGGGTGGACTACGTGGCGCTGGGCCACCTGCACGGCCCGCAGCGGCTGGCCGAGCATCTGCGCTACTCCGGCAGTCCGCTGGCCTACTCCTTCTCCGAGGCGGCGCACCGCAAGTCCGTGTGGCTGGCCGAACTCGACGCCGATGGGCTGGCCGAGGTGTGGCGGCGTGAGCTTCCTGTCCCGCGGCGCCTCGCCACCGCCGAAGGCGACCTGGAGGACCTGCTGTCCGCCCCGGAGTACGCGGAGCTGACCGGTTGCTACCTGTCGGTCACGCTGACCGACCAGGTCCGGCCGCTCGACGCGATGCGCAGGCTGCGCGAGCGGTTCCCGCACGCGGTGCATCTGGACTGGCAGCCGGCGGGCGGCAGCAGCGAGCCGCTGCGGTACGCCGAGGCCGTGCGCGGACGGTCGGACGCGGAGATCACCGGCGGTTTCCTCGCGGACTGCCGGGGCGCGGAGCCGAACGAGCGGGAGTCGGCGCTGCTCACGGCGGCGCTCGAGCAGGCGGAAAAGGCCGACCCGGAACAGGACGGTGAGCTGCGATGA
- the rmuC gene encoding DNA recombination protein RmuC, with amino-acid sequence MGSTVLSTAAVVVALLLAGAVALLWRLYTDSMRRADAAARQVDAERSRVDEQQAALRRYEVAFASISGRGELGEQVLVETARALGLREGLHFTVQTDVAGGGAAKPDLVLRVGGDRTVPVDAKASMACWAEAVETDDAEERLDALRVHVRNLRSRAAELAGKGYQRWADAIYGTIMFVPSDAAVVAALDTDPELLRWMLDRRVFLCGPTGFAVIASAALFAASERTLIEDVEQVRGQAAAAHRAAGNAVDAVNLSSTHLQRFLSARRRELDALESFRAAVTPLTDAAASPSAVPTIRKGDEMAAN; translated from the coding sequence GTGGGTTCGACGGTGCTCAGCACGGCGGCGGTGGTCGTAGCGCTGCTACTGGCCGGGGCGGTGGCCCTGCTGTGGCGGCTCTACACCGACAGCATGCGCAGGGCCGACGCGGCCGCCCGGCAGGTGGACGCCGAACGCTCCAGGGTGGACGAGCAGCAGGCGGCCCTGCGCCGTTACGAGGTCGCGTTCGCCTCCATCAGCGGGCGCGGTGAGCTCGGCGAGCAGGTACTGGTGGAGACCGCACGCGCACTCGGCCTGCGCGAGGGGCTGCACTTCACGGTGCAGACCGATGTCGCGGGCGGCGGCGCCGCCAAGCCCGACCTGGTGCTGCGGGTCGGCGGCGACCGCACGGTGCCGGTGGATGCCAAGGCGAGCATGGCGTGCTGGGCCGAGGCGGTGGAGACCGACGATGCCGAGGAACGCCTGGACGCGTTGCGGGTACACGTGCGCAACCTGCGTTCCCGGGCGGCCGAACTGGCAGGCAAGGGATATCAGCGCTGGGCCGACGCGATCTACGGCACGATCATGTTCGTGCCATCGGACGCGGCCGTGGTCGCGGCTCTGGACACCGATCCGGAACTACTGCGGTGGATGCTCGACCGCAGGGTGTTCCTCTGCGGCCCGACCGGGTTCGCGGTGATCGCCTCGGCCGCGCTCTTCGCGGCCAGCGAACGCACCCTGATCGAGGACGTGGAGCAGGTGCGGGGCCAGGCCGCGGCCGCACATCGCGCGGCGGGCAACGCGGTCGACGCGGTGAACCTCTCCAGCACGCACCTGCAACGGTTCCTGTCCGCACGCCGCCGCGAACTGGACGCGCTGGAGAGTTTCCGCGCGGCCGTCACCCCGCTGACCGACGCCGCGGCGAGCCCGTCCGCGGTGCCCACGATCCGGAAGGGAGACGAGATGGCAGCCAACTGA
- a CDS encoding DUF6542 domain-containing protein, with protein sequence MTATRDRQDDREADEGPVPWDERPIIGERRGLPWWAAVLLAFGLAVLGAVINLQVQDELGLLFQACYFLGAVGAIAAVRRRNLFGPMVQPPLILGITVPAVVLFASGQPSGSDTLAKVLAISTPLINGFPTMAVTTGVTLLIGLFRIYRERDPHAPVKARSASKRKETAARSTDKAGAERKGAADRQGQPSRDKPSREAVGREKAARERPAKGKPPQRGERKPPPEGRPTEGRPAEPRRQGQPQRGNPPNRGGGQKPGAAPGRTGGPSGGREPRGPADPGAPDPRQPRKPRQPRGDGPDRRRGGRPDAPPGGGGRPRRNPPRPENPPQGGPDAPRRGGRPARGRPWDEDQS encoded by the coding sequence GTGACCGCGACGCGGGATCGCCAGGACGACCGCGAGGCCGACGAGGGGCCGGTGCCCTGGGACGAGCGGCCCATCATCGGCGAACGCAGGGGTCTCCCGTGGTGGGCGGCGGTACTGCTGGCCTTCGGGCTCGCCGTACTGGGCGCGGTGATCAACCTCCAGGTCCAGGACGAACTCGGGCTGCTGTTCCAGGCCTGCTACTTCCTCGGCGCGGTGGGGGCGATCGCCGCGGTCCGCAGGCGGAACCTGTTCGGGCCGATGGTGCAGCCACCGCTGATCCTCGGCATCACCGTACCGGCGGTCGTGCTGTTCGCCTCCGGCCAGCCCTCCGGGAGCGACACCCTGGCCAAGGTGCTCGCCATCAGCACACCGCTGATCAACGGCTTCCCGACGATGGCGGTGACGACCGGGGTCACGCTGTTGATCGGCCTGTTCCGGATCTACCGGGAACGCGACCCCCATGCTCCGGTCAAGGCGCGGTCCGCGAGTAAGCGGAAGGAGACCGCGGCGCGGTCCACCGACAAGGCAGGCGCGGAGCGCAAGGGTGCGGCCGACCGGCAGGGTCAGCCGTCCAGGGACAAGCCATCCCGCGAGGCCGTGGGGCGGGAGAAGGCGGCCCGCGAACGCCCGGCCAAGGGCAAGCCGCCCCAGCGTGGGGAACGCAAACCGCCGCCGGAGGGCCGCCCCACGGAAGGCCGCCCGGCCGAGCCGCGCAGGCAGGGGCAGCCACAGCGGGGAAACCCGCCGAATCGCGGTGGAGGCCAGAAACCCGGTGCCGCTCCTGGACGTACGGGCGGCCCGTCCGGCGGGCGGGAGCCACGGGGTCCGGCGGATCCCGGCGCACCCGACCCCCGGCAACCACGGAAACCACGACAGCCGCGCGGCGACGGCCCGGACCGGCGCCGCGGGGGCCGGCCCGACGCTCCCCCAGGGGGTGGCGGGCGGCCACGACGAAATCCACCGCGCCCGGAGAACCCGCCGCAGGGCGGTCCGGACGCGCCCCGGCGGGGCGGACGCCCGGCACGGGGACGTCCATGGGACGAGGATCAGTCCTGA
- a CDS encoding 4-hydroxy-3-methylbut-2-enyl diphosphate reductase — translation MSGASPGIEPATSVSIGGSADAPASGGKRVLLAKPRGYCAGVDRAVIAVEKALELYGPPVYVRKEIVHNRHVVDTLRDRGVIFVEETSEVPEGALVVFSAHGVSPAVHAEAEERGLRTIDATCPLVTKVHKEVNRFARDDYDIMLIGHEGHEEVEGTSGEAPEHVQLVDTAADVDKVAVRDPSKVVWLSQTTLSVDETMERVDQLRERFPNISDPPSEDICYATSNRQVAVKAMAAECDLVLVVGSQNSSNSKRLVEVALQAGATSARLVDFAREVDEAWLEGVQTVGVTSGASVPDVLVMELLEWLAERGWGDVQEVTTANEKISFALPRELRGAGESKPSSVR, via the coding sequence ATGAGTGGAGCGAGTCCCGGAATCGAGCCCGCCACCAGCGTGTCGATCGGCGGCAGCGCCGACGCCCCCGCGAGCGGCGGCAAGCGGGTGCTGCTCGCCAAACCCCGTGGTTACTGCGCCGGGGTGGACCGTGCGGTGATCGCCGTGGAGAAGGCCCTCGAGCTGTACGGGCCGCCGGTGTACGTCCGCAAGGAGATCGTGCACAACCGTCATGTCGTGGACACCCTGCGTGACCGTGGCGTGATCTTCGTCGAGGAGACCTCCGAGGTACCCGAGGGGGCGCTGGTGGTCTTCTCCGCGCATGGCGTCTCGCCTGCCGTGCACGCCGAGGCCGAGGAGCGTGGGTTGCGCACGATCGACGCCACCTGCCCGCTGGTGACCAAGGTGCACAAAGAGGTCAACCGGTTCGCCCGCGACGACTACGACATCATGCTGATCGGGCACGAGGGGCACGAGGAGGTCGAGGGCACCTCCGGTGAGGCGCCGGAGCATGTGCAGCTCGTGGACACCGCGGCTGATGTGGACAAGGTCGCCGTGCGGGACCCCTCGAAGGTGGTGTGGCTTTCCCAGACCACGTTGAGCGTGGACGAGACCATGGAGCGGGTCGACCAGCTTCGTGAGCGGTTCCCGAACATCTCAGACCCGCCGAGCGAGGACATCTGCTACGCCACGTCCAACCGTCAGGTCGCGGTCAAGGCGATGGCCGCGGAATGCGACCTGGTACTGGTCGTCGGCTCGCAGAACTCGTCCAACTCCAAGCGGCTGGTCGAGGTCGCCCTGCAGGCCGGTGCCACCTCGGCCCGGTTGGTCGACTTCGCCCGCGAGGTCGATGAGGCCTGGCTGGAAGGGGTGCAGACCGTCGGGGTGACCAGCGGGGCCTCGGTGCCGGATGTGCTGGTGATGGAACTACTGGAGTGGCTGGCCGAACGCGGCTGGGGCGATGTCCAGGAGGTCACCACGGCGAACGAGAAGATCTCCTTCGCGCTGCCCCGCGAGCTGCGCGGGGCAGGGGAGTCCAAGCCGAGCAGCGTGCGCTGA
- a CDS encoding lipid droplet-associated protein: MKPLPFPLRVAAGLAVTTAERVRELPKQVLGCPVTVASQVLQASMRVQQHITELAIKGDDALSALRPVEETPSWATFDEDITEAEEGTGPAVATADDAGTIEDLAPPEQPRHNGHRPDVPLGEGAPAAGEDPWADEERALAAEHADGEFDSAPRDTPAAPAGLADYDQLTLPQVRARLRQFSLDQLEELLAYERAHADRASFVGMLARRIGNVRREREAGEGDAPGDPTDR, encoded by the coding sequence ATGAAGCCACTCCCGTTCCCGCTGCGGGTCGCCGCGGGCCTCGCCGTCACCACCGCCGAGCGGGTCCGCGAGCTACCGAAACAGGTTCTCGGTTGCCCGGTGACCGTCGCCAGCCAGGTGCTGCAGGCGTCCATGCGGGTTCAGCAGCACATCACGGAGCTGGCCATCAAGGGCGACGACGCGCTGTCCGCGCTCCGCCCGGTCGAGGAGACGCCCAGCTGGGCCACCTTCGACGAGGACATCACGGAGGCCGAAGAGGGAACCGGCCCTGCCGTGGCTACCGCGGACGACGCGGGCACGATCGAGGACCTCGCGCCGCCGGAGCAGCCGCGGCACAACGGTCACCGCCCGGACGTCCCGCTGGGTGAGGGCGCCCCGGCCGCGGGTGAGGACCCCTGGGCCGACGAGGAACGCGCCCTGGCCGCGGAGCACGCCGACGGCGAGTTCGACAGCGCGCCAAGGGACACCCCCGCCGCCCCGGCCGGGCTGGCCGACTACGACCAGCTCACCCTGCCGCAGGTGCGTGCCCGGCTCCGCCAGTTCTCCCTGGACCAGCTGGAGGAACTGCTCGCCTACGAGCGGGCGCACGCCGACCGGGCCTCGTTCGTCGGCATGCTGGCCAGGCGCATCGGCAACGTCCGCAGGGAGCGGGAAGCAGGCGAAGGCGACGCACCCGGGGACCCGACCGACCGGTGA
- the xseA gene encoding exodeoxyribonuclease VII large subunit, producing MSEATSPGSSANASTSAEHPWPVRTVARKIADWIHRLGAVWVEGQVTQVSARSGNQTAFLTLRDPSADVSMTVTCPIRLLRSIDPPPREGASVVLHAKPTFFLGRGTLSLRANEIRAVGIGELLARIERLRKLLAAEGLFAAERKRKLPFLPRGIGLITGRASAAERDVLVNVQARWPAAAITVVNTAVQGAHAVPQIRTALSTLDADPGIDVIVIARGGGSVEDLLPFSDEALCRAVAAAGTPVVSAIGHEPDTPLLDHVADLRCSTPTDAGKRIVPDVKEESERVRQLRDRARRALHGWVDTQARLLEQLRSRPALADPLGPIQRRADEVALHAERGRRAMLGKLGNEQTALAAVRDRLTSLGPSATLARGYAVVQYSDESGNLRVLRSVSEVAAGTPLRVRVADGVTHATVTDGYEEGT from the coding sequence GTGAGCGAAGCGACCTCTCCCGGCTCCTCCGCCAACGCGAGCACCAGCGCCGAGCACCCCTGGCCGGTCCGCACGGTGGCCCGCAAGATCGCGGACTGGATCCACCGGCTCGGCGCGGTATGGGTGGAGGGCCAGGTCACCCAGGTCTCCGCCCGCTCGGGCAACCAGACCGCCTTCCTCACCCTGCGCGACCCCTCCGCCGACGTCTCGATGACCGTCACCTGCCCGATCCGGCTGCTGCGCTCCATCGACCCGCCACCGCGCGAGGGCGCCAGCGTGGTGCTGCACGCCAAGCCGACCTTCTTCCTCGGCCGTGGCACGCTGAGCCTGCGGGCGAACGAGATCCGCGCCGTCGGCATCGGCGAGCTGCTGGCCAGGATCGAGCGCCTGCGCAAGCTGCTGGCCGCGGAGGGGCTGTTCGCGGCCGAGCGCAAACGCAAACTGCCCTTCCTGCCCCGCGGGATCGGGCTGATCACCGGCCGCGCCTCGGCGGCCGAGCGCGATGTGCTGGTCAACGTGCAGGCACGCTGGCCTGCGGCAGCGATCACCGTGGTCAACACCGCTGTGCAGGGGGCACACGCCGTACCGCAGATCCGCACCGCACTGTCCACTCTGGACGCCGACCCGGGCATCGACGTGATCGTGATCGCCCGCGGCGGCGGGAGCGTGGAGGATCTGCTGCCGTTCTCCGACGAGGCGCTGTGCCGCGCCGTCGCCGCCGCGGGCACCCCTGTGGTCAGCGCGATCGGCCACGAGCCGGACACCCCGCTGCTCGATCATGTCGCCGACCTGCGCTGTTCCACCCCGACCGACGCCGGCAAGCGGATCGTGCCGGACGTCAAGGAGGAGTCCGAGCGCGTCCGCCAGCTGCGCGACCGGGCCCGGCGCGCGCTGCACGGCTGGGTGGACACCCAGGCCCGGCTGCTGGAGCAGCTGCGCAGCAGGCCTGCACTCGCCGATCCACTCGGTCCGATCCAGCGACGCGCCGACGAGGTCGCCTTACACGCCGAACGCGGCCGCCGTGCCATGCTCGGCAAGCTCGGCAACGAGCAGACCGCGCTGGCGGCGGTCCGCGACCGGCTCACCTCGCTCGGCCCCTCCGCGACGCTGGCCCGCGGCTACGCGGTCGTGCAGTACTCCGACGAGTCAGGCAACCTTCGGGTGCTCCGGTCAGTCTCTGAAGTAGCGGCCGGAACACCACTGCGGGTCAGGGTCGCCGACGGCGTCACACACGCCACCGTCACGGATGGGTACGAGGAAGGGACGTAG